One Pichia kudriavzevii chromosome 3, complete sequence genomic window carries:
- a CDS encoding uncharacterized protein (PKUD0C05800; similar to Saccharomyces cerevisiae YOL005C (RPB11); ancestral locus Anc_6.30), translating to MNAPDRFELFILPDGVPKLQITPDSRVPNCLLIKFEREDHTLGNLLREELINDPKVLFAAYKIEHPLFANFMMRLQTEEGYNPRIALKAACNRLIQKISVLNEKFKREWDLKALLSATETEDEI from the coding sequence ATGAATGCACCAGACCGTTTTGaactttttattttaccCGATGGTGTCCcaaaacttcaaataaCACCAGATTCTCGTGTTCCTAATTGTTTACTCATCAAATTCGAAAGAGAAGATCATACTCTAGGTAACTTATTGAGAGAAGAACTAATTAACGACCCAAAGGTTTTGTTTGCTGCTTACAAAATAGAGCACCCGCTCTTTGCAAACTTTATGATGAGACTCCAAACTGAAGAAGGCTATAATCCTAGAATAGCGTTAAAAGCTGCCTGTAATAGATTAATCCAAAAAATTAGTGTattaaatgaaaaattcaaaagagaATGGGATCTGAAAGCTTTGTTATCTGCTACTGAAACTGAGGATGAGATTTGA
- a CDS encoding uncharacterized protein (PKUD0C05810; similar to Saccharomyces cerevisiae YMR001C (CDC5); ancestral locus Anc_6.31), translating into MSTNRHLQPLNNAQLNRTNIPPLNKTPIKGSITKPDANKKKKREKLSSLCKTPPSVVKNRHGRGYRRGHFLGEGGFARCFQMKDDTGRVFAAKTVAKASIKNEKTKTKLLSEIKIHKSMSHPNIVEFIDCFEDDVNVYILLEICPHQSLMDLLKTRKVITESEARFFMVQTIGAVKYLHRRKVVHRDLKLGNIFFDPQMNLKIGDFGLATIINSSHPRRYTICGTPNYIAPEVLGGKEVGHGFEVDIWAIGIMLYAMLFGKPPFQAKDVNVIYERIKTNDFKFPPESLVSLEARKLITDMLATDPYQRPTLDQVLEYDWFKCGSFPSHITTESLTQKPKHLAFITKEESMINFANCKQMVGINDVPKHPVEILKTDLESERPRALLPHSLSPDNTKNKYKEVSPVSVKPYKSKVSNQLSRAKYDNKMVAMLNDSLSVTLDNIKKIELGQLHPQSEFMQRPCLVSKWVDYSNKHGFAYQLSTGSIGVLFTEGHTVLKFHEGNDIYLIQPDETSGWKVDQFEREQIPNSLANEMQVIDFFDKYMTAHLSDVSNGTSNNQSGGIFLRRYTRDDNGIMFELSNGSYQFNFKDHHKIVISDYGYNITHITPNKEIETLPLEYVLKNQNFYETPDDYFTVKFNFMKHALREKLSI; encoded by the coding sequence ATGAGTACAAATAGACATCTGCAGCCCTTAAATAATGCTCAGTTGAATAGAACCAACATTCCACCCTTGAACAAAACCCCGATTAAGGGATCTATCACTAAACCTGATGccaacaaaaagaaaaagagagagaaattGAGCTCCCTTTGTAAAACACCACCCAGTGTTGTTAAAAACAGACATGGAAGAGGTTATAGAAGAGGCCACTTTTTAGGAGAAGGAGGATTTGCTCGTTGTTTCCAAATGAAAGACGATACGGGCCGAGTATTTGCGGCAAAAACTGTTGCTAAGGCTTCAATcaagaatgaaaaaactaaaacaaaattattaaGTGAAATTAAGATTCATAAGTCAATGTCACATCCGAATATTGTGGAATTTATCGATTgctttgaagatgacgTTAACGTTTATATCTTGCTAGAAATTTGTCCCCATCAATCACTGATggatttgttgaagactAGAAAAGTTATAACTGAATCTGAAGCAAGATTTTTCATGGTTCAGACCATCGGTGCCGTTAAATATTTGCACAGAAGAAAAGTTGTGCACAGAGATCTGAAGTTGGGtaatattttctttgatccTCAgatgaacttgaaaataggAGACTTTGGTCTTGCAACTATCATCAATTCCTCCCATCCAAGAAGATACACAATCTGTGGAACCCCTAACTACATTGCACCTGAGGTTTTGGGGGGTAAGGAAGTCGGACATGGATTTGAAGTCGATATTTGGGCAATTGGTATCATGCTATATGCTATGCTTTTTGGAAAACCACCTTTCCAAGCTAAGGATGTTAACGTTATCTATGAAAGAATTAAAACCAATGACTTCAAATTTCCACCCGAATCTCTCGTCTCTCTGGAGGCCAGAAAATTAATCACTGATATGCTTGCTACTGATCCTTATCAGAGGCCTACCCTGGATCAAGTTTTAGAATACGATTGGTTTAAATGTGGATCATTTCCATCTCATATCACCACAGAAAGTTTAACacaaaaaccaaaacatCTTGCATTTATTACTAAAGAAGAGTCCATGATTAATTTTGCCAACTGCAAACAAATGGTTGGTATCAATGACGTTCCAAAACATCCAGTGGAAATCTTGAAGACTGATCTAGAAAGTGAGCGTCCAAGAGCCTTATTACCACACTCATTATCACCAGATAATACTAAGaacaaatataaagaagttTCCCCAGTCAGTGTAAAACCATACAAGTCTAAAGTTTCTAATCAATTATCAAGAGCAAAATATGATAATAAGATGGTCGCAATGTTAAATGACTCGTTATCTGTCACGCTTGATaatatcaagaaaatcGAGTTAGGACAATTGCATCCGCAATCAGAATTTATGCAACGACCATGCCTGGTTAGTAAGTGGGTTGATTACTCTAACAAACATGGGTTTGCATATCAATTATCCACCGGGTCTATTGGAGTTTTGTTCACTGAAGGTCACACAGTTTTGAAGTTCCATGAAGGAAATGACATATACTTAATTCAACCAGATGAAACGAGTGGATGGAAAGTCgatcaatttgaaagagaacAGATTCCGAACAGCTTAGCCAACGAGATGCAAgtgattgatttttttgataaatatatGACAGCTCATTTATCCGATGTCTCAAATGGAACATCAAACAATCAGAGTGGAGGGATATTTCTAAGAAGGTATACTCGTGATGACAACGGTATAATGTTTGAATTGAGTAATGGTAGCTATcaattcaatttcaaagacCATCATAAAATAGTTATTTCTGATTATGGGTATAATATCACCCACATTACGccaaacaaagaaatagaaacatTGCCATTAGAGTATGTTctgaaaaaccaaaattttTATGAAACGCCAGATGATTACTTCACAgtcaaattcaatttcatgAAACATGCCTTGAGAGAAAAGCTCTCAATCTAG
- a CDS encoding uncharacterized protein (PKUD0C05820; similar to Saccharomyces cerevisiae YOL006C (TOP1); ancestral locus Anc_6.32), which translates to MRKKNVLAWICIQHVLKFLFYFSGAVTLWVFQQAMTEAEIKKEDYKPTKRKQSEKSNGTTKRVKKEKSTKASSKRAKEVKTEVKQEGAHEEKTLGVKKEEDGEEDQNGFDDDQSFKWWENPDDLDGEVKWETLEHNGVIFPPEYEPLPKNVKLYYDGRPVTLPLEAEEVAGFFGALLESDHAKNPTFQANFFRDFKKVLEESGGCAEADIENFEKCDFSKIFEYYNAKREERRALPPKEKKRLKEEKEKAEEKYKYCLLNGRKEQVGNFRIEPPGLFRGRGAHPKTGALKRRVRPEDITLNLGKDAPIPAPPEGTQWGEIKHDNTVTWLAMWKENIMGNVKYVRFSQNSSFKGMSDFKKFEKARELKKHIDKIRDDYRSKLKSNMMIDRQIATATYLIDIFALRAGGEKRDDEADTVGCCSLRFEHIFLKPPNTVIFDFLGKDSIRFYQEVQVDQQVFKNLKIFKKDPKKPGDDLFDRLNPGILNTYFQDFMPGLTAKVFRTYNASKTMQDQIDNIPNEGTVNEKVVAFNAANREVAILCNHQRTIPKAHQAGVQKINERIEEMMWQKIKLKRLMLQLDKTLKKKEMSYFAEVADLTKEKEQEIVTRWSERELDKVQKKFEKDKERLGYERKEMPAEDYKVKMAEIKEDHKKRLEKTKEIVKQYKAEAKKQKYEEKSSYTMEKLKTQVDKLEERIKNTSLQLKDKEENSTVSLGTSKMNYIDPRLTVMFAKKFNVPIEKLFTKTLRDKFAWAIESADENWRF; encoded by the coding sequence atgaggaaaaaaaatgttttggCATGGATTTGTATTCAACATGTTTTGAAGTttctgttttatttttctgGGGCCGTGACATTGTGGGTATTTCAGCAGGCCATGACTGAAGctgaaataaaaaaggaagattACAAACCTacaaaaaggaaacaatCAGAGAAAAGTAATGGGACAACCAAAAGagtgaagaaagaaaaatcaacgaAGGCTTCAAGTAAAAGAGCCAAAGAAGTAAAGACTGAAGTCAAGCAGGAAGGTGCACATGAGGAGAAAACTCTTGGCGTGAAAAAGGAGGAGGACGGAGAGGAGGACCAGAATGggtttgatgatgatcaGTCTTTTAAGTGGTGGGAAAATCCTGATGATTTGGATGGTGAAGTCAAATGGGAAACTTTGGAGCACAATGGTGTCATATTCCCACCGGAGTATGAACCGTTGCCGAAAAACGTCAAATTGTATTACGATGGTAGACCTGTTACTCTACCACtagaagcagaagaagttgCAGGATTTTTTGGGGCTTTGTTAGAATCCGACCATGCAAAAAATCCGACATTCCAAGCCAACTTCTTTAGAGATTTCAAGAAGGTATTGGAAGAAAGCGGTGGATGCGCAGAAgctgatattgaaaactttgaaaaatgtgaCTTCtccaaaatatttgaatacTACAATgcaaagagagaagaaaggAGAGCTTTACCCCctaaggaaaagaaaagattaaaggaggagaaagagaaggcTGAAGAAAAGTACAAGTATTGTCTATTGAATGGCAGGAAAGAACAAGTTGGAAATTTTCGTATTGAGCCTCCGGGATTATTTCGTGGTCGTGGTGCACATCCTAAAACCGGTGCATTGAAGAGACGTGTCAGACCTGAAGATATTACACTGAATCTGGGTAAAGATGCACCAATTCCAGCACCCCCAGAAGGTACGCAATGGGGCGAGATCAAACACGATAATACTGTTACTTGGTTAGCAATGTGGAAGGAAAATATCATGGGTAATGTCAAATATGTTagattttctcaaaattcATCTTTCAAAGGCATGTCAGACttcaaaaagtttgaaaaagcgAGGGAGCTGAAAAAGCATATAGATAAAATAAGGGATGATTATAGAAGTAAGTTGAAGAGCAACATGATGATTGATAGGCAAATTGCAACTGCTACATATttgattgatattttcGCATTAAGAGCAGGTGGAGAAAAACGTGATGATGAGGCCGATACTGTTGGTTGTTGTTCATTAAGGTTTGAGCATATTTTCCTTAAACCTCCAAACActgttatttttgatttcttagGTAAAGATTCCATCAGATTTTACCAGGAAGTTCAAGTTGACCAACAAGTGTTtaagaacttgaaaattttcaaaaaagacCCAAAGAAACCTGGTGATGACTTATTTGACAGGCTCAATCCAGGTATACTGAACACTTATTTCCAGGATTTTATGCCTGGCTTGACAGCCAAAGTGTTTAGAACATATAATGCTTCTAAAACTATGCAAgatcaaattgataatatACCTAACGAAGGAACTGTCAACGAAAAAGTGGTTGCTTTTAACGCTGCTAATAGAGAGGTTGCTATTTTGTGTAATCATCAGCGTACAATTCCTAAAGCTCACCAAGCAGGTGTCCAAAAGATCAATGAGAGAATTGAGGAAATGATGTGGCAGAAGATCAAACTAAAGCGTCTAATGTTACAACTGGATAAGacgttgaaaaaaaaggaaatgagCTATTTTGCCGAAGTTGCAGAtttaacaaaagaaaaggagcAGGAGATTGTTACGCGTTGGTCGGAGAGGGAGCTTGACAAAGTCCAAAAgaaatttgagaaagaCAAGGAGAGGCTCGGCTACGAGAGGAAAGAAATGCCTGCTGAGGACTACAAGGTGAAGATGGCAGAGATCAAGGAGGACCACAAGAAGCGTTTGGAGAAAACCAAGGAGATAGTCAAGCAGTATAAGGCTGAGgcaaagaaacagaaataCGAGGAGAAGAGTTCGTATACTATGGAGAAACTGAAGACTCAAGTAGACAAGCTTGAGGAGAGGATCAAGAACACAAGTTTACAATTAAAGGACAAGGAGGAAAACTCCACTGTTTCATTAGGTACGTCCAAGATGAACTATATTGATCCTCGTCTCACTGTTATGTTTGCCAAAAAGTTCAATGTcccaattgaaaa